The Candidatus Bathyarchaeota archaeon genome has a segment encoding these proteins:
- a CDS encoding deoxyribonuclease IV: MLKIGFHISIYGNIALAAKRAADIGCNTFQIFTRNPRSWRAKKLTDEEVRSFIDQVQTYGLNPIFSHMPYLSNLASPRNDVHSKSIKTLKDELERCRRLEIPYLVTHLGSHLGFGSKIGFDRIVRGINEAFEHGECGVTLLLENTAGTRNSIGSRFEEINRIIDNLNHPEYVGVCFDTSHGFAAGYDLRSKDAVAKTISEISHTLGFEKIKLVHLNDSAGGLGSKIDRHEHIGLGMIGEEGFRSIILSEFSRLPIIMETPKDYRRSDEENLMVVLKLAGLT, translated from the coding sequence ATGCTCAAGATTGGATTTCATATATCCATTTATGGAAACATCGCCCTTGCGGCGAAGCGAGCCGCGGATATTGGATGCAATACCTTTCAGATCTTCACTAGGAATCCAAGATCGTGGAGGGCTAAAAAGTTAACAGATGAGGAAGTAAGATCATTCATTGATCAAGTTCAAACATATGGGCTGAACCCCATCTTCAGCCATATGCCTTATCTCTCCAATCTAGCATCTCCAAGAAACGATGTCCATTCAAAATCAATTAAGACCCTGAAAGATGAGCTTGAAAGATGTAGAAGACTCGAAATCCCTTACTTAGTTACGCATTTGGGGAGCCATTTAGGTTTTGGATCCAAAATAGGGTTTGATAGAATAGTTAGAGGTATAAATGAGGCGTTTGAGCATGGTGAATGCGGAGTAACTTTGTTGCTGGAGAACACTGCAGGTACAAGGAATAGCATCGGGAGCAGATTTGAAGAAATAAATAGGATAATTGATAACCTTAATCACCCTGAATACGTCGGAGTCTGTTTCGATACCTCACATGGTTTTGCGGCCGGATATGATCTGAGATCTAAAGATGCCGTCGCGAAGACTATAAGTGAAATCTCACATACCCTCGGCTTTGAGAAAATAAAGCTAGTTCACCTTAACGATTCTGCAGGCGGATTAGGCTCGAAAATTGACCGACATGAACATATAGGTCTAGGCATGATAGGGGAGGAGGGATTCAGGAGTATTATACTAAGCGAATTTTCCCGTCTTCCCATAATAATGGAGACACCTAAGGATTACAGGAGAAGTGATGAGGAAAATTTGATGGTTGTATTGAAGTTAGCCGGGCTCACATAG
- a CDS encoding LLM class flavin-dependent oxidoreductase, whose protein sequence is MKKIKFGLRVPSFPVDGSSGKIFIDQISVFISDVEGFFDSAWIDDHFVPWAESVPRSTPNLECFTTISFLSGVFRKLEFGTLVLCVSYRHPSIVAKMGATLHSLTGGRFILGLGAGWKQDEYLSFGFEFPPPKVRIKQLEEAAQIIRRLWTEDVVSFRGDYYHLEEAVCSPKPVPPPPIMIGGGGEKLTLRVVARNADWWNIPNASIETYRHKSGVLERYCLECGRDPSSIVKTLASIVAIRPDENDALVLASKCPLINMDYRDNYIIGDVSKIIERIDRYVGLGVQHFILRFIDFPGTEGARLFAEEVMPSFS, encoded by the coding sequence ATGAAGAAGATAAAATTTGGACTAAGAGTTCCAAGTTTTCCCGTTGATGGAAGTTCAGGAAAGATATTCATAGATCAGATTTCAGTGTTCATCAGTGATGTTGAGGGCTTCTTTGACTCTGCGTGGATTGACGATCATTTTGTTCCTTGGGCGGAATCAGTTCCAAGAAGCACCCCGAATCTTGAATGTTTTACCACAATTAGCTTTCTTTCCGGAGTTTTCAGAAAACTTGAATTCGGCACTCTTGTGCTCTGCGTCTCATATAGGCATCCCTCAATCGTCGCTAAGATGGGGGCAACACTCCATTCTTTGACTGGTGGCAGGTTCATTCTAGGCCTTGGCGCCGGGTGGAAGCAAGATGAATATCTTTCTTTCGGCTTTGAGTTTCCACCCCCAAAAGTGAGAATTAAGCAGCTTGAAGAGGCGGCCCAAATAATAAGGAGACTGTGGACTGAAGATGTTGTTTCCTTCAGAGGTGATTATTACCATCTTGAGGAGGCGGTCTGCTCTCCAAAACCTGTCCCTCCGCCTCCTATAATGATTGGTGGAGGAGGAGAAAAATTGACCTTAAGGGTTGTTGCGCGTAATGCTGATTGGTGGAATATACCTAATGCGTCAATTGAAACTTATAGGCATAAATCAGGTGTTCTTGAGAGGTACTGCTTGGAATGTGGAAGAGATCCTTCTTCAATCGTCAAGACCCTTGCAAGTATAGTTGCCATTCGACCAGATGAAAATGATGCTTTGGTCTTGGCTTCTAAATGCCCTTTGATAAATATGGATTACAGGGACAATTATATTATCGGTGATGTATCAAAAATCATTGAAAGGATTGATAGATACGTAGGGTTAGGTGTTCAGCATTTCATTTTGCGTTTTATAGACTTCCCAGGAACTGAGGGGGCAAGGCTATTCGCTGAGGAGGTTATGCCATCCTTCTCCTAA
- a CDS encoding FAD synthase: protein MAKKGKIVLAAGTFDLLHYGHVYYLTNAKKVGGEGARLIVVVSRDRTVEKSKGKKPIIPEEQRRALVESLKVVDEAVLGYEEVDMAKIIEMVKPDIIAVGYDEEKLEEKLKKIASEGKIKFEVVRIGRFEEKDLVSSSKIKQKILEEYRGDKP, encoded by the coding sequence ATGGCGAAAAAGGGAAAAATTGTGCTTGCCGCAGGAACCTTTGATCTCCTCCATTATGGTCACGTGTACTATCTAACGAACGCCAAGAAGGTAGGTGGGGAAGGCGCTAGGCTTATCGTAGTGGTATCACGGGATAGGACCGTAGAGAAGTCTAAGGGTAAAAAACCTATAATCCCAGAAGAACAGAGAAGGGCGCTTGTAGAATCCTTGAAGGTCGTTGACGAGGCCGTACTAGGCTATGAGGAGGTAGACATGGCAAAGATAATAGAAATGGTCAAGCCGGACATCATAGCAGTAGGCTACGACGAAGAAAAACTCGAGGAAAAATTGAAAAAGATTGCAAGTGAAGGGAAAATTAAATTCGAAGTCGTAAGAATTGGTCGATTTGAAGAGAAAGATCTTGTCAGCTCATCAAAGATAAAGCAGAAAATCCTAGAGGAATATAGAGGAGACAAACCATAA
- a CDS encoding DUF357 domain-containing protein codes for MRLKDLTSKYIEKTEKVLKEIKLVNVPQPIEEARIRNVFEEARRYLEDAKYYYKCERFEVSLASVSYCEGLLDALRMIGLAEFSW; via the coding sequence ATGAGACTTAAAGATTTGACCTCAAAATACATTGAAAAAACCGAAAAAGTCCTGAAAGAGATAAAACTTGTTAACGTTCCTCAGCCTATAGAAGAGGCTAGGATAAGAAATGTATTTGAAGAGGCTAGAAGATATCTTGAGGATGCAAAGTACTACTATAAATGTGAAAGGTTTGAAGTAAGTTTGGCTTCCGTCTCATACTGTGAGGGGCTATTGGATGCCTTGAGGATGATCGGCCTCGCAGAATTCTCATGGTAG
- the dph5 gene encoding diphthine synthase has protein sequence MGELIFIGLGLSDELDLSLRAVEELRKTDHVFAEFYTSVMPSISLKNLERIIGKRVTVVSRKTLEDENGECILSKAGRANVALLVPGDPLIATTHVALRIEAEKRGIKTRVIHGVSIISAAIGLSGLQNYRFGRTVTIPFSEQGIISETPYEVISENKARNLHTLCFLDIDVEKQRYLSIDEAFKMLLTVEERKRKGIINMDAIAVVIARAGSKDALMKAGRISELLTMNFGPPPYTLIFIADKLHFMEAEALMRFADAPESIKERIG, from the coding sequence TTGGGCGAGCTCATCTTCATAGGTTTAGGATTATCCGATGAGCTAGACTTATCTCTCCGTGCAGTTGAAGAATTGAGGAAAACAGATCATGTATTCGCAGAGTTCTATACTAGCGTTATGCCCTCAATATCATTAAAGAATCTTGAACGCATTATCGGCAAGAGGGTCACTGTGGTTTCAAGAAAGACTTTAGAAGATGAGAACGGAGAATGCATACTTTCAAAAGCAGGAAGAGCAAATGTTGCTCTCCTGGTTCCTGGGGACCCGCTGATTGCGACAACGCATGTTGCGCTAAGGATTGAGGCTGAAAAAAGAGGAATAAAGACAAGGGTGATACACGGCGTATCCATAATCTCAGCGGCTATCGGGCTTTCAGGCCTACAAAACTATCGCTTCGGCAGGACCGTCACCATCCCATTCAGTGAGCAAGGGATAATATCCGAGACCCCATATGAGGTGATCTCGGAAAATAAGGCTAGAAACCTTCACACACTATGCTTTCTCGACATAGACGTGGAGAAGCAAAGGTACTTGAGCATAGACGAAGCGTTTAAGATGCTTTTGACTGTTGAAGAAAGAAAACGTAAGGGCATAATTAATATGGATGCCATTGCCGTGGTAATTGCTAGGGCTGGGTCAAAGGATGCCCTCATGAAGGCGGGAAGGATCAGCGAACTTCTAACCATGAACTTCGGTCCACCACCATACACTCTAATCTTCATCGCGGATAAGCTCCATTTTATGGAGGCAGAGGCCTTAATGAGATTCGCAGATGCACCTGAATCCATTAAGGAGAGGATTGGATGA
- a CDS encoding GDSL-type esterase/lipase family protein has protein sequence MDVYFLGDSITRRWGALDYPDFLAHWKQNFFGWNAANFGWGGDTTQNILWRLENGELDNVHPKVIVLMAGTNNIGNIPYQGENDPRIADVTRGIKAILNLCRKKAPEATIILMGITPRNDNPDDPTGVMPVINKINENIAKLADGEKIRYLNINDKLADKEGKLYDGMTVDKLHLSLKGYQAWADALRPILMELLGPPAEEDHAPPPTGDPRALSKPTKS, from the coding sequence ATTGATGTCTATTTCTTAGGCGATTCCATCACGCGCCGCTGGGGAGCATTGGACTATCCGGATTTCTTGGCTCATTGGAAACAGAACTTTTTTGGTTGGAACGCTGCGAATTTCGGCTGGGGCGGAGACACAACCCAGAACATTCTCTGGCGCCTTGAAAATGGGGAATTGGATAACGTGCATCCTAAGGTCATCGTTTTAATGGCTGGCACAAACAACATCGGTAATATTCCCTACCAAGGAGAGAACGACCCTAGAATCGCAGACGTAACAAGGGGCATAAAGGCTATTCTGAACCTCTGCCGGAAGAAGGCTCCAGAGGCTACGATCATCCTTATGGGCATCACGCCTCGTAACGACAATCCCGACGATCCTACTGGTGTAATGCCAGTGATAAATAAGATTAATGAGAACATAGCCAAACTTGCCGACGGCGAGAAGATTCGATACCTCAACATTAATGACAAGCTTGCGGATAAGGAAGGTAAACTGTACGATGGGATGACTGTTGACAAGCTGCATCTCTCACTTAAAGGCTATCAGGCGTGGGCCGACGCTCTCAGGCCAATCTTAATGGAACTGCTTGGTCCACCAGCCGAGGAAGACCACGCGCCACCCCCGACTGGTGACCCCCGCGCATTGAGTAAACCTACGAAAAGTTAA
- a CDS encoding D-glycerate dehydrogenase — MKNRFKVFVTARIHEDGLKLLERQAEVVFPDKSADSLTVEDFIRFGQNSDGMIVVTNVEKITREVIEGIPSLKIIARYGVGYDNVDVKAASERGVYVTITPVLDETVADHAFALLLSLARNVCKGHNYVMSKGWTARTPSIFMGTDVWGKTAGIIGLGRIGTRIAERAIGFKMRILYYDTVRKSDIEDKLLAEYRSLDALLAESDIIFISCPLTDETRNLLDEEELSRMKKSAFLINVARGPIVNHGALVKALREGWIAGAGLDVFNREPLPADDPLLELDNVVLTPHLASSTWECRRRMAITAAEEVLRVLDGNPPRYAVNPEISVRRS, encoded by the coding sequence ATGAAGAATAGATTTAAAGTCTTTGTTACCGCTAGGATACATGAGGATGGCTTAAAACTTCTTGAGCGGCAGGCCGAAGTGGTCTTTCCAGATAAGTCAGCGGATTCCTTAACTGTTGAAGATTTTATCAGATTTGGGCAGAATTCTGACGGCATGATTGTTGTTACAAATGTTGAGAAGATCACTAGGGAAGTCATTGAAGGCATACCATCCCTGAAAATTATCGCCCGTTATGGCGTCGGCTATGATAATGTGGATGTCAAGGCGGCATCCGAGAGGGGGGTCTACGTCACCATTACACCCGTCCTCGACGAGACAGTCGCTGACCATGCATTTGCTCTTCTCTTATCTCTAGCGAGGAACGTGTGTAAAGGGCACAATTATGTGATGTCTAAAGGCTGGACCGCTAGAACTCCATCAATATTCATGGGGACAGACGTTTGGGGGAAGACCGCGGGCATTATAGGCTTGGGGAGAATAGGGACAAGAATTGCTGAGAGAGCAATAGGATTCAAAATGAGGATACTCTACTATGACACGGTAAGAAAAAGTGATATTGAGGATAAATTACTGGCTGAATATCGATCTCTTGATGCATTACTCGCGGAATCGGACATCATATTCATTTCATGCCCGTTAACAGATGAGACTCGAAACCTGTTAGATGAAGAAGAATTATCCAGAATGAAGAAATCCGCGTTCCTAATAAATGTCGCAAGGGGTCCGATAGTCAATCATGGCGCCCTAGTCAAAGCTCTACGTGAAGGATGGATAGCTGGAGCAGGTCTAGACGTCTTTAACAGGGAGCCATTACCAGCAGATGACCCCCTACTCGAACTGGACAATGTAGTGTTGACGCCGCATCTGGCTTCAAGCACCTGGGAATGCAGAAGAAGGATGGCGATTACCGCAGCGGAGGAGGTTCTTAGAGTGCTTGACGGTAACCCGCCTCGATACGCTGTTAACCCAGAAATAAGCGTAAGGAGAAGCTAA
- a CDS encoding NAD-dependent epimerase/dehydratase family protein, with protein MEVIVTGGCGFIGSNLVERLVREDHSVTVIDNLHTGSLKNIEGLDVKFYNEPYSRLREIVGGADVIFHLGIPSSSPMYRRNPRLVGEAINDAIEIFEFAKDKKCKVVYASSSSIYNGNPVPYREDMPIYVTDYYTECRYLIERLANLYNTLFGVKSVGLRLFSIYGPKEEFKGTYANIVSQFLWSMKKDEPPVIFGDGTQTRDFTYVGDVVEAFLLAWKKEFECEIFNVGTGKAYSFNEVVEILNRLLGKNLKPIYKPNPIKNYVERTLADTTKAEKLLGFKAKVSLEEGLRSLINA; from the coding sequence TTGGAAGTTATTGTTACAGGCGGATGCGGCTTCATAGGCAGCAACCTTGTTGAGAGACTCGTGAGAGAGGACCACTCAGTTACAGTCATTGATAACTTGCACACAGGGAGTCTGAAGAATATTGAGGGATTGGACGTGAAATTCTATAATGAGCCCTATAGTAGGCTTCGTGAGATCGTTGGCGGCGCGGACGTAATATTCCATCTTGGCATTCCCTCATCATCGCCCATGTATAGGAGGAACCCGCGCTTGGTAGGTGAGGCGATAAATGACGCGATCGAAATATTCGAGTTCGCGAAGGATAAAAAGTGTAAGGTTGTATATGCAAGCAGCAGCAGCATATATAATGGCAATCCAGTTCCATATAGGGAAGATATGCCAATATATGTGACTGATTATTATACGGAATGTAGATACCTCATTGAAAGGTTAGCAAATCTCTATAATACGCTCTTCGGCGTCAAGAGCGTCGGATTGAGACTCTTCAGCATCTATGGACCTAAAGAGGAGTTTAAGGGAACCTACGCAAACATCGTTTCCCAGTTTCTATGGTCGATGAAGAAGGATGAGCCGCCAGTAATCTTCGGTGATGGAACTCAGACCCGTGATTTTACCTATGTCGGCGATGTTGTTGAGGCTTTTCTGCTGGCTTGGAAGAAAGAATTTGAATGTGAGATCTTTAATGTTGGAACTGGAAAGGCGTATAGTTTCAATGAGGTAGTAGAGATCTTGAATAGACTGCTTGGTAAAAACTTGAAACCGATTTACAAGCCGAATCCTATAAAAAATTATGTTGAAAGGACGCTTGCAGATACAACAAAGGCGGAGAAACTCTTGGGTTTCAAAGCAAAAGTGTCCTTGGAGGAAGGGTTGAGATCATTGATTAATGCGTAA